In Chrysoperla carnea chromosome 2, inChrCarn1.1, whole genome shotgun sequence, the following proteins share a genomic window:
- the LOC123292997 gene encoding uncharacterized protein DDB_G0271670-like: MSDKDVDTYNINVTCIQIRNAILESNPTEPSLGTLSRAGGGGGVDTIVISKHDGRGDNTDVISSSSSVNSGVNKERHNDVDNTGGGSILDNNGRYHPREVTDTPIEVMMTSSPSSSYMTFPSQQQRSRQRITTTSVSSSYRYTNSANSSSTITMKEISTTESSSVPPGPPMSTSTSTRRNNNGKSGSSGKQLIMTSCRISEFFCDASSSSSSSFSGENQQHHGGRNHGGGVSGDNILSGGGSYNRDVGKNSGGGRCIALDRYCDGQPDCVDKTDEPPYCTR; encoded by the exons ATGAGTGACAAAGATGTGGatacttataatataaatgtaacatGCATACAAATACGAA ACGCAATTTTAGAATCAAATCCAACAGAACCAAGTCTTGGAACACTAAGTCGAGCAGGTGGAGGTGGTGGTGTTGATACTATTGTTATATCAAAGCATGATGGCAGAGGTGACAATACTGATGTAATATCATCATCATCTTCAGTAAATAGTGGTGTAAATAAAGAACGTCATAATGATGTCGATAATACTGGTGGTGGCAGCATACTAGATAATAATGGTAGATATCATCCTCGAGAGGTTACTGATACACCCATCGAGGTAATGATGACATCGTCACCATCATCATCATATATGACATTTCCTTCACAACAACAACGTTCTAGACAACGAATTACCACTACAAGTGTATCATCTTCATATCGTTACACGAATAGTGCAAACAGTAGTTCAACAATAACAATGAAAGAGATATCTACAACAGAATCGTCTTCAGTACCACCTGGACCACCAATGTCAACATCAACTTCAACGAGACGTAATAATAATGGTAAGAGTGGAAGTAGTGGCAAACAGTTGATAATGACATCGTGTCgtatttctgaatttttttgtgatgCATCTTCTTCGTCTTCGTCGTCATTCTCCGGAGAAAACCAACAGCATCATGGTGGTCGAAATCATGGTGGTGGTGTTAGTggtgataatattttaagtggTGGTGGCAGTTACAATAGGGATGTAGGGAAAAATAGTGGTGGGGGACGGTGTATTGCACTTGATAGATATTGTGATGGACAACCAGATTGTGTTGACAAAACTGATGAACCTCCATATTGTACAC GATGA